A region of Oryctolagus cuniculus chromosome 3, mOryCun1.1, whole genome shotgun sequence DNA encodes the following proteins:
- the LOC100341006 gene encoding LOW QUALITY PROTEIN: large ribosomal subunit protein eL8 (The sequence of the model RefSeq protein was modified relative to this genomic sequence to represent the inferred CDS: deleted 2 bases in 2 codons), translating into MPKRKKAKGKKVAPAPAVVKKQEAKKVVNPLFEKRPKNFGIGQDIQPKRDLTRFKWPRYSRLQQQRAILYKRLKVPPAINQFTQALDRQTATQLLKLAHKYRPETKQEKKQRLLARAEKVASKGDVPSKRPPVLRAGVNTVTTLVENKAQLVVIAHDLDPTDLVVFLPALCRKIGVPYCILKGKAQLGCLVHRKTCTTVAFMQVNSEDEGALAKLVEPIRTNYNDRYDEIRRHWGGKVLGPESVARIAKLEKAKAKELATKLG; encoded by the exons ATGCCGAAGAGGAAGAAGGCCAAGGGGAAGAAGGTGGCCCCGGCCCCTGCCGTGGTCAAGAAGCAGGAGGCCAAGAAGGTGGTGAACCCGCTGTTCGAGAAGCGGCCCAAGAACTTCGGCATCGGACAGGACATCCAGCCCAAGCGGGACCTCACACGCTTCAAGTGGCCGCGCTACAGCCGGCTGCAGCAGCAGCGGGCCATCCTGTACAAGCGGCTGAAGGTGCCGCCCGCCATCAACCAGTTCACGCAGGCGCTGGACCGCCAGACGGCCACGCAGCTGCTGAAGCTGGCCCACAAGTACCGGCCCGAGACCAAGCAGGAGAAGAAGCAGCGGCTGCTGGCGCGCGCAGAGAAGGTGGCCAGCAAGGGGGACGTGCCCAGC AAGCGGCCGCCGGTGCTGCGGGCGGGCGTGAACACCGTCACGACCCTGGTGGAGAACAAGGCGCAGCTGGTGGTAATCGCGCACGACTTGGACCCCACTGACCTGGTGGTCTTCCTGCCCGCCCTGTGCCGCAAGATAGGGGTCCCGTACTGCATCCTCAAGGGCAAGGCCCAGCTCGGGTGCCTGGTGCACAGGAAGACCTGCACCACCGTGGCCTTCATGCAGGTGAACTCGGAGGACGAAGGGGCCCTGGCGAAGCTGGTGGAGCCAATCAGGACCAACTACAATGACAGATATGACGAGATCCGCCGCCACTGGGGAGGCAAGGTCCTGGGGCCCGAGTCCGTGGCTCGCATCGCCAAGCTGGAGAAGGCCAAGGCC AAGGAGCTGGCCACGAAGCTGGGGTGA